A single genomic interval of Antarcticibacterium arcticum harbors:
- a CDS encoding RagB/SusD family nutrient uptake outer membrane protein, translated as MKIKFIKSSILIGAVLSFTACTNLELEETDSIFREDAGGGFSGVSDVPSALVGSYDQIRGQLDTQENLYALQEVTSDEMLVPTRGTDWGDNGLWRTLHQHTWDPNHQFILNTWNAYNRNVFNLSEIIAPESNANAQQLAEAKFLRAFSMFWVMDLFGQVPFREVDEGASVDPRVLTRSEAFDFVMKDLTEALPDLPASGPGPAANFASKASAHYLLAKILLNKHIYLGNATAEAADMTAVVGHVDAIKGFGFGLQSGFFEIFKPAVDSETIWYTNTGVGSRMWNGLHYFQTVPDNTGGGWNGFTTLAEFYELFEGSPEHNHPDAGQEERRGFVPYEGSAPSTTGYFAGGKDDNADGFVDGSDIGIGFLFGQQYNLDGSMKEDRGGNPLYYTKELPGLLGNNERTGIRVLKYHPSNGAYTGHMILFRYADAHLMKAEAIMRGGTGGQTALALVNELRTLRDATPLGSLTDHDMLDERGRELYIEMWRRQDLIRFGKFTEAWEFKEAKDESRNLFPIPSVALTSNPNLVQNEGY; from the coding sequence ATGAAAATAAAATTTATTAAATCATCGATTTTGATTGGAGCCGTGCTGAGTTTTACAGCATGTACAAATCTTGAGCTCGAGGAGACCGATTCCATCTTCCGTGAGGATGCCGGGGGTGGTTTCTCTGGAGTGAGTGATGTTCCCAGTGCTTTAGTAGGTAGTTATGACCAAATACGAGGGCAATTGGATACACAGGAAAACCTTTATGCATTGCAGGAAGTAACTTCAGATGAAATGCTGGTACCTACCCGCGGAACAGACTGGGGTGATAATGGATTATGGAGAACCTTACACCAACATACCTGGGATCCAAACCACCAGTTTATCTTAAACACCTGGAATGCTTATAACAGGAATGTTTTTAACCTTTCCGAGATAATAGCTCCGGAAAGTAATGCTAATGCACAACAACTGGCCGAGGCAAAATTCCTAAGGGCCTTTAGTATGTTTTGGGTTATGGACCTTTTTGGACAGGTACCCTTCCGGGAGGTAGATGAAGGAGCATCTGTAGATCCCAGAGTGTTGACTAGAAGTGAGGCTTTTGATTTTGTTATGAAAGATCTTACTGAAGCTTTACCGGATCTTCCGGCTTCAGGCCCGGGTCCTGCTGCAAATTTTGCCAGTAAGGCTTCCGCACATTACCTATTGGCAAAAATATTATTAAACAAACATATTTACCTTGGGAATGCCACAGCAGAGGCAGCAGATATGACAGCCGTAGTAGGCCATGTAGATGCCATTAAAGGATTTGGTTTTGGCTTGCAAAGTGGATTTTTTGAGATCTTTAAACCAGCGGTAGATTCTGAAACTATTTGGTATACCAATACAGGAGTTGGTTCCCGCATGTGGAATGGATTGCATTATTTTCAAACCGTACCCGATAATACCGGTGGTGGTTGGAATGGATTCACAACCCTTGCAGAATTTTACGAGCTATTCGAAGGAAGCCCGGAACATAATCATCCTGATGCAGGACAAGAGGAGCGTAGAGGATTTGTTCCTTATGAAGGTTCAGCCCCTTCAACCACAGGTTATTTTGCCGGTGGAAAAGATGATAATGCTGATGGGTTTGTAGATGGTTCAGATATAGGAATTGGTTTCCTGTTTGGACAGCAATATAACCTTGATGGAAGTATGAAAGAAGATCGTGGAGGAAATCCGCTTTACTATACAAAAGAACTTCCCGGTTTACTTGGAAATAACGAACGTACAGGTATTAGAGTTCTTAAATATCACCCTTCAAATGGTGCATATACCGGCCATATGATCTTGTTTAGATATGCAGATGCTCATTTAATGAAAGCTGAAGCTATCATGAGAGGTGGTACAGGAGGACAAACTGCTCTGGCACTTGTAAATGAATTAAGGACATTACGGGATGCAACCCCTCTTGGGTCTCTTACAGACCATGATATGCTGGATGAGAGAGGAAGAGAATTGTATATAGAAATGTGGAGAAGACAGGATCTTATTAGATTTGGAAAGTTCACAGAAGCCTGGGAGTTCAAAGAAGCAAAAGATGAATCCAGGAATCTATTCCCCATACCATCTGTAGCATTAACTTCAAACCCGAATCTGGTTCAAAACGAGGGTTACTAA
- a CDS encoding VCBS repeat-containing protein produces MNTPSPQLTFLFKFLFLITIPVFISSCSNKEKKTEQEAEEKEYLFTQMKSGETGINFINDVKNGKDFNIFKYRNFYNGAGVGIGDINNDGLPDVYLTSNMGENKLYLNQGDFKFKDITASSGTAGNRSWSTGVTMVDINNDGLLDIYVSNAGNMEGDDRRNELFLNNGDLTFTEAAASYKLDENGFTTHAAFFDYDGDGDLDVYILNNSFIPVSSLGYTNKRDLRSDDWNLPEVFKGGGDKLLRNNNGIFEDVSEEAGIYGSLIGFGLGVTIGDVNNDYLPDIYVSNDFYERDYLYINQGDGTFKEQIKDYISHLSLSSMGADMADINNDGFPEIFVTDMLPEDDERLKNTSEFERYDLYKRKLDSDFYHQYMQNTLQLNNTNNTFSEIAFYSGVAETDWSWGALIFDMNNNGFKDIFVSNGILHDLTNQDFMDFFANEILQKMVLTGKKKEFDSILNQMPSTPIPNYAFKNNGDLTFDKVAEEWGFSTPGFSNGSAYGDLDGDGDLDLIVNNVNMELFVYRNNSERMTENNFLKVNLKGTGKNTFAIGSRVNLYVDGKVIYQELIPTRGFQSSIDYALTFGLGNAKKIDSLQVIWPNRQTEVVYGHDVNKVLMLDQKNAGFNTLKNIPPPTPLFSLQDHQLRAHKEDNYIDFDYEGLIHQMLSREGPAVAVGDITGDGNDDIFLGGARNQGGTLYVQRSSGKFTEVKNDSFFADAEFEDTDAIFADVTGNGKKDLIVVSGGNIGYAEGSLYQTRLYENQGNGKFVRSKKIIPSTKNNAAVIVAHDYDGDGDIDLFIGSRSVPGTYGIDPLHQLLENDGSGNFKDVTEAKAFELKGMGMITSATWEDMDSDGNKDLVVAGEWMAPKIFKNTPQGLLPWNTNLDELTGAWTAVAAVDINGNGHMDLILGNRGTNSFYNISGDGPVKMYINDFDNNGTIEQIFTRPIKGKDVPVHLRRELSGQIASLKKQNLKFSEYARRSIDDLFSKEIIESSIVKNISTFKSIIAINNGDGTFALEELPAQVQLSSIHAIQVLEREGGAKEIILAGNNHNLKPQFTRLDANQGIILTRNKNGAYKVKSPQETGLLLNGQVRALHLLSAGNRQKLLLAGMNNESPEIYKLN; encoded by the coding sequence ATGAATACCCCATCACCGCAACTTACTTTTTTATTTAAATTCCTGTTTCTTATTACAATACCCGTGTTTATTTCTTCCTGTTCCAATAAGGAAAAAAAAACTGAACAGGAAGCAGAGGAAAAAGAATATTTATTCACCCAAATGAAGAGCGGGGAAACGGGAATAAATTTCATAAACGATGTTAAAAATGGAAAAGACTTTAATATTTTCAAATACAGAAATTTTTATAATGGGGCCGGCGTAGGAATTGGGGATATTAATAATGATGGCCTTCCCGATGTTTACCTTACCTCCAATATGGGAGAAAACAAACTCTATTTAAACCAGGGAGATTTCAAATTCAAAGATATAACTGCCTCCTCCGGCACTGCCGGAAACCGTTCCTGGTCTACCGGGGTAACTATGGTAGATATTAATAATGATGGGCTGTTGGATATTTACGTTAGCAACGCCGGAAATATGGAGGGGGATGACAGGAGAAATGAATTATTCCTCAATAACGGCGATCTTACATTTACTGAAGCCGCAGCCAGTTACAAGCTTGATGAAAATGGATTTACCACTCACGCTGCCTTCTTTGATTATGACGGGGATGGGGATCTTGATGTCTATATTCTTAATAACAGTTTCATACCGGTATCAAGCCTGGGATATACTAATAAAAGGGACCTCAGGAGTGATGATTGGAACCTGCCGGAGGTTTTTAAAGGCGGTGGGGACAAGCTATTAAGAAATAATAACGGGATTTTTGAGGATGTGAGTGAGGAGGCAGGTATTTATGGAAGTCTCATAGGATTTGGACTGGGAGTAACCATAGGTGATGTTAACAATGACTATTTACCCGACATCTATGTGAGCAACGATTTTTACGAGCGTGATTACCTGTACATCAACCAGGGTGACGGCACTTTTAAAGAACAAATCAAAGATTATATTTCTCATCTAAGCCTTTCCTCAATGGGAGCAGATATGGCCGATATTAATAATGATGGGTTCCCGGAGATCTTTGTAACAGATATGCTTCCTGAGGATGATGAACGCCTCAAGAACACCAGTGAATTTGAGCGCTATGATCTTTATAAGCGTAAACTCGATAGTGATTTCTACCACCAGTATATGCAAAATACCCTGCAACTTAACAATACGAACAATACCTTTAGTGAGATTGCCTTTTATAGCGGGGTGGCAGAAACAGATTGGAGCTGGGGTGCTCTTATTTTTGACATGAATAACAATGGGTTTAAGGACATATTTGTGAGCAATGGGATCCTGCACGACCTTACCAACCAGGATTTCATGGATTTTTTTGCCAATGAGATCCTTCAAAAAATGGTGCTTACAGGAAAAAAGAAGGAATTTGATTCTATTCTCAACCAAATGCCCAGCACTCCTATCCCAAATTACGCATTTAAGAACAATGGCGATCTCACTTTTGACAAGGTAGCTGAGGAATGGGGATTTTCAACTCCCGGCTTCTCCAATGGATCGGCGTACGGCGACCTGGACGGGGATGGGGACCTGGACCTTATTGTGAATAATGTGAATATGGAATTATTTGTATACCGGAATAATTCCGAAAGAATGACTGAAAACAATTTCCTGAAGGTAAACCTAAAAGGGACAGGTAAAAACACCTTCGCTATTGGCAGCAGGGTTAACCTGTATGTGGACGGGAAGGTAATTTATCAGGAATTGATCCCTACCCGGGGTTTCCAGTCCTCCATAGATTACGCTCTTACTTTTGGTCTTGGCAATGCTAAAAAAATTGATTCTCTGCAGGTAATTTGGCCCAACCGCCAGACAGAAGTTGTCTACGGTCATGATGTAAATAAGGTCCTAATGCTGGATCAAAAAAATGCCGGATTTAATACCCTTAAAAATATTCCCCCTCCTACTCCACTTTTCAGTTTACAAGATCACCAACTCCGGGCTCATAAGGAAGATAATTATATAGACTTTGACTATGAAGGGCTCATCCACCAAATGCTGTCAAGGGAAGGTCCTGCTGTGGCTGTGGGAGATATAACCGGCGACGGGAACGATGATATATTCCTGGGAGGTGCACGTAACCAGGGAGGCACCTTATATGTTCAAAGATCTTCGGGAAAATTTACTGAGGTTAAAAATGATTCATTTTTTGCAGATGCTGAATTTGAGGACACCGATGCCATTTTTGCTGATGTTACCGGGAATGGTAAAAAAGATCTTATTGTGGTCTCCGGGGGTAATATTGGATATGCAGAAGGTTCGCTGTATCAAACAAGGCTTTATGAAAACCAGGGTAATGGTAAATTTGTACGATCAAAAAAAATAATTCCTTCAACTAAAAATAACGCAGCGGTTATTGTTGCACACGATTACGATGGAGATGGGGACATAGACCTGTTCATTGGTAGCAGAAGTGTTCCCGGAACATATGGTATAGACCCCTTACACCAACTTCTTGAAAATGATGGCTCCGGCAATTTTAAAGATGTTACCGAAGCAAAAGCTTTTGAATTAAAAGGAATGGGAATGATAACCTCTGCCACCTGGGAAGATATGGATAGTGATGGGAACAAGGACCTGGTAGTCGCCGGTGAATGGATGGCACCCAAAATCTTTAAGAACACTCCCCAGGGCCTTCTTCCCTGGAATACCAATCTTGATGAATTAACAGGGGCCTGGACAGCTGTGGCTGCAGTAGATATTAATGGCAATGGCCATATGGATCTTATCCTGGGCAACCGGGGAACCAATTCTTTTTATAATATCTCCGGGGACGGTCCTGTAAAGATGTACATCAATGATTTTGACAATAATGGTACCATTGAACAAATATTTACCCGCCCAATCAAAGGGAAAGATGTTCCGGTTCATTTAAGAAGGGAGCTTTCAGGTCAAATAGCTTCCCTTAAAAAGCAAAATCTGAAATTCTCTGAATATGCAAGAAGGTCCATTGACGACCTGTTTTCAAAAGAGATCATTGAAAGCTCAATTGTAAAGAATATTTCAACGTTTAAGAGTATAATAGCTATTAATAACGGAGACGGTACTTTTGCTCTGGAAGAATTACCCGCGCAGGTGCAACTCTCCAGCATACACGCAATTCAGGTTCTGGAAAGAGAGGGTGGTGCAAAAGAGATAATTCTGGCCGGTAATAATCATAATCTTAAACCTCAGTTTACACGACTGGATGCCAACCAGGGAATTATCCTTACAAGAAATAAAAACGGCGCTTATAAGGTAAAAAGTCCCCAGGAAACCGGCCTGTTATTAAATGGACAAGTGCGGGCCCTGCATTTATTATCCGCGGGAAATAGGCAAAAGCTCCTTCTGGCCGGAATGAATAATGAAAGTCCTGAAATATATAAACTGAATTAA
- a CDS encoding VCBS repeat-containing protein, which yields MTRLICHTRSFWFLAVIACLIITGCKEDPKENYLFSTPAAEDSGLEFINTLVETDALNILDYLYFYNGGGVAIGDINNDGLPDIYLTGNQVPNKLLLNKGNMQFEDITEGAGVAGKSNWNTGVTMADVNGDGFLDIYICAVVGINGLRGKNELFINNGDNTFTEEGEMYGLDLKNYSSSAAFFDYDNDGDLDMYLLNHAVHTVNTYGPAEIRNNRTVESGDKLFRNDNGKFVDVSEEAGIFGGANGYGLGLATADFNNDGYTDIYVSNDFHEDDYYYLNNGNGTFTEVLKEKFTHVSRFSMGSDVADVNNDGYMDILTLDMLPEDEKVLKASMGDDPLDLHNMKINRLNYHQQYTRNMLQINRSGEYFQEMGLYSGLAATDWSWSPLFVDLDLDGYQDVFIATGIPRRPNDLDYIKYVSNKQIQQKITTTKLVDQKALDMMPSGKVHNYILQGSKNLKFSDRSGRWLSRDSIISTGAAWGDLNNNGAMDIVTNNINHPATLYVNNSAGNSAYLKIKMNFTAPNTFGIGSKVISYQQGKVQVKQLYTTRGFQSSSEPVIHFGYGDLQRVDSLLLIWPDNTVERLYDIEVNQTLSLVPGKEREKVDYKKVFPKSAPLFSKVDSIPGIDYRHKENNYVDFNRQKLIPYKISNRGPATVVADLNGDGLDDIFLGGSKLNPSKIYFQTNKGFAAQDFNEILNDSITEDISAIAEDLNNNGNLDLFVVSGGGEFYGESKALLDRHYMNEGTTFSKKELPSYFENGMVVKAFDYDKDGYKDLFVGGGAVSNDFGKTPGSYLLRNNKGKFEIVQNEELKHIGMVTDAVWTDFDRDGHTDLIVVGEWMSPRFFRNENGNLKDRTSQFTKDGLHGLWQTIIPFDINGDGKMDYLLGNWGLNTKFRATVKEPLRMYYADFDGNGSTETIVAYAKNSKYYPAAGLDELVSQLSFLRKKFPAYKDFAGKTIEEIFEKEQLEKADLLTVQTLASGYLLNSGGTFTFKAFEAPLQVAPVTSFLVEDFTSDGKKEVLIAGNYFGVTPYHGNFSSLAGAMITSTGRIIEGDQLGLNLTQKSVRGMALIMIRGERFLMVTVNNDKPQFYKLGK from the coding sequence ATGACAAGGTTGATCTGCCATACCCGGTCTTTTTGGTTCCTTGCCGTTATAGCCTGTTTAATCATAACCGGTTGCAAAGAGGATCCTAAGGAGAATTATTTATTCAGCACCCCGGCGGCTGAAGATTCTGGCCTCGAATTTATTAATACCCTTGTAGAAACTGACGCCTTAAACATCCTTGATTACCTGTATTTCTATAACGGAGGCGGGGTCGCAATTGGAGATATCAATAATGATGGCCTTCCGGATATTTACCTCACCGGCAACCAGGTACCCAACAAGCTCCTTTTAAATAAAGGAAACATGCAATTTGAGGATATTACTGAAGGTGCAGGTGTTGCAGGTAAATCCAACTGGAATACGGGGGTTACAATGGCCGATGTAAATGGGGACGGATTTCTTGATATTTACATTTGTGCTGTGGTAGGGATAAATGGCCTGCGTGGAAAGAACGAACTTTTCATCAATAATGGGGACAACACATTTACTGAAGAAGGTGAAATGTATGGGCTGGATCTTAAAAATTATTCATCTTCTGCCGCTTTTTTTGACTATGATAATGACGGCGACCTGGACATGTATCTTTTAAACCATGCCGTTCATACTGTAAACACATACGGGCCCGCAGAAATTAGAAATAATCGTACTGTTGAAAGCGGGGACAAATTATTTAGAAATGATAACGGAAAATTTGTAGATGTTAGCGAGGAAGCCGGGATATTTGGAGGGGCCAATGGTTACGGCCTGGGCCTTGCAACAGCCGACTTTAATAATGACGGCTATACCGATATCTATGTGAGCAACGATTTTCATGAAGATGATTATTATTATTTAAACAATGGAAATGGGACATTTACAGAGGTTTTGAAAGAAAAATTCACCCACGTGAGCAGGTTTTCCATGGGTAGTGATGTGGCCGATGTAAACAATGATGGATATATGGATATTCTTACCCTGGATATGCTGCCCGAGGATGAAAAGGTCCTTAAGGCCTCCATGGGCGATGACCCCCTGGATTTGCATAACATGAAGATCAACAGGCTTAATTACCACCAGCAGTATACACGTAATATGTTGCAAATAAACCGCAGCGGGGAATATTTTCAGGAAATGGGGTTGTACAGTGGTTTGGCAGCGACCGACTGGAGCTGGAGCCCTCTTTTTGTTGATCTTGACCTGGATGGTTATCAGGATGTATTTATTGCCACGGGGATACCCCGACGGCCTAATGATCTCGATTATATCAAATACGTCTCCAACAAACAAATCCAGCAAAAAATAACTACCACGAAACTGGTAGACCAAAAAGCGCTGGATATGATGCCATCCGGGAAAGTTCACAATTACATTCTTCAGGGATCAAAAAATTTAAAATTCAGCGATCGTTCCGGAAGATGGCTCAGCAGGGATTCCATTATTTCTACAGGTGCTGCCTGGGGCGACCTTAATAATAATGGTGCTATGGATATAGTAACCAATAACATTAACCATCCCGCTACTTTATACGTAAACAATTCCGCAGGAAATTCAGCCTATCTCAAGATCAAAATGAATTTTACTGCCCCCAACACCTTTGGAATAGGTTCAAAAGTGATCTCTTACCAACAGGGTAAGGTTCAGGTTAAACAATTATATACTACCAGGGGATTCCAGTCCTCATCAGAGCCTGTTATACATTTTGGTTATGGCGACCTTCAAAGAGTAGATTCCCTGCTGCTTATATGGCCGGATAATACAGTTGAAAGATTGTACGATATAGAGGTAAACCAAACCCTTAGCCTGGTACCGGGAAAAGAAAGGGAAAAAGTAGATTATAAAAAGGTATTTCCTAAATCCGCACCCCTTTTCAGTAAAGTTGACTCCATCCCGGGAATAGATTACCGGCATAAAGAAAATAACTATGTTGACTTCAACCGGCAAAAACTAATCCCGTACAAGATCTCAAACAGGGGTCCTGCCACGGTGGTAGCCGATCTTAACGGGGATGGATTGGATGATATTTTCTTAGGAGGCTCAAAACTAAATCCTTCGAAGATCTATTTTCAAACCAATAAGGGTTTTGCAGCACAGGATTTCAATGAGATTTTAAATGATTCTATTACAGAGGATATTTCGGCAATTGCAGAAGATCTTAACAATAATGGTAACCTGGACCTCTTCGTGGTCTCGGGTGGAGGGGAATTCTATGGTGAAAGCAAAGCCCTGCTTGACAGGCATTATATGAATGAGGGAACAACATTCAGCAAAAAGGAGCTTCCCTCCTATTTTGAGAATGGAATGGTGGTAAAGGCCTTTGATTATGATAAGGATGGATATAAAGACCTGTTTGTTGGTGGGGGTGCAGTATCCAATGACTTTGGGAAAACCCCGGGTTCTTACCTTCTAAGAAACAACAAAGGAAAATTCGAAATAGTCCAAAATGAGGAACTAAAACATATTGGAATGGTTACAGATGCCGTTTGGACAGATTTTGACAGGGATGGCCACACAGACCTTATAGTTGTGGGAGAATGGATGAGTCCGAGGTTTTTTAGAAATGAAAACGGAAATTTAAAAGACAGGACTTCCCAATTTACTAAAGATGGTCTCCATGGACTATGGCAAACCATCATCCCCTTCGACATCAACGGAGATGGAAAAATGGATTATCTTCTTGGCAACTGGGGATTAAATACAAAATTTCGAGCCACCGTGAAAGAGCCGTTGAGAATGTATTATGCAGATTTTGATGGAAATGGCAGCACGGAGACCATAGTGGCTTATGCGAAAAACAGCAAATATTATCCTGCTGCGGGACTGGATGAATTGGTTAGCCAGCTATCTTTTCTAAGAAAGAAGTTTCCTGCATACAAGGACTTTGCAGGGAAGACCATTGAAGAGATCTTTGAAAAAGAGCAGCTTGAAAAAGCAGATCTTTTAACGGTACAAACATTGGCTTCAGGATATTTGCTTAATTCCGGCGGAACATTTACTTTTAAAGCGTTTGAAGCTCCTCTTCAAGTGGCACCTGTTACCTCCTTTTTGGTGGAAGATTTTACCAGCGATGGAAAAAAAGAGGTGCTGATTGCTGGAAATTATTTTGGAGTTACCCCTTACCACGGGAATTTTAGCAGTCTTGCAGGAGCTATGATAACCTCCACAGGAAGAATAATTGAAGGAGATCAACTGGGGCTTAACCTTACACAAAAAAGTGTAAGAGGAATGGCACTCATAATGATTAGAGGAGAAAGATTTTTAATGGTAACTGTGAATAATGATAAACCTCAATTCTACAAACTTGGAAAATAG
- a CDS encoding vanadium-dependent haloperoxidase yields the protein MKKMLGVFLVVIFLGSCKKEVSPIEITAGDYHNAMDRLTNIMVHDIFSPPVASRIYAYSNIAAYEVLVKGNNDLRSFSHTYKDFEPIPEPDSTVTINYQLAALIAHIEMGKQLIFSENEILTYRDSLYSSWEKLNKEEFEVSKSYGIQVATHVANWKNKDNYNETRTLPKFSIYSDEAHRWQPTPPLYMDGIEPHWAKIRTFSLDSASQFQPGSPPEFSLDKSSKFRQELMEVYSIRHSLDSLGDDSEELEMARFWDCNPYVSTQRGHLMFATKKITPGGHWLGITKIASKKKNLDFDNTVYAYTATSLAIADAFISCWDEKYKRELIRPETLINSFVDENWTPVLQTPPFPEYPSGHSVVSGAAATVLTQLFGEDFSYEDDTEVPYGLPVRSFTSFHQAANEAALSRLYGGIHYRSAIEDGLTQGLSLGAFVVKDLNLQPLNL from the coding sequence ATGAAAAAAATGCTGGGTGTTTTTTTAGTGGTGATTTTCCTTGGTAGCTGTAAAAAGGAGGTTTCCCCTATTGAAATCACTGCCGGTGATTACCATAATGCTATGGATCGTTTGACGAACATTATGGTACATGACATTTTCTCTCCTCCCGTGGCCAGTAGAATTTATGCCTATTCCAATATAGCCGCTTATGAGGTACTGGTTAAAGGAAATAATGACCTTAGATCCTTTTCTCATACATATAAAGATTTTGAACCAATACCGGAACCCGATTCAACTGTAACCATCAATTATCAGCTGGCAGCCCTTATCGCGCATATTGAAATGGGGAAACAGCTTATATTTTCAGAAAACGAAATTCTCACCTATCGTGATAGTCTCTATTCCAGCTGGGAGAAACTGAATAAGGAGGAATTTGAAGTTTCAAAAAGTTATGGGATACAGGTAGCGACCCATGTTGCAAATTGGAAAAATAAGGACAATTACAATGAAACCCGTACATTGCCAAAATTCTCCATTTATTCAGATGAAGCTCATCGCTGGCAGCCCACTCCCCCGCTATATATGGATGGAATTGAACCACATTGGGCAAAAATAAGAACATTTTCCCTGGACTCTGCATCTCAATTTCAGCCTGGCTCCCCACCGGAATTTTCCCTGGATAAAAGCTCTAAATTCCGGCAGGAACTCATGGAAGTTTATTCCATAAGACACTCTCTTGATTCCCTGGGAGATGATAGTGAAGAGTTAGAAATGGCCAGGTTCTGGGATTGCAACCCTTATGTCTCAACCCAACGGGGGCATTTAATGTTCGCAACAAAAAAAATCACCCCTGGTGGCCATTGGTTGGGGATCACCAAAATTGCGAGTAAAAAGAAAAATCTGGATTTTGATAATACTGTATATGCCTATACCGCTACCTCTCTTGCAATCGCCGATGCTTTTATAAGCTGTTGGGATGAAAAATATAAAAGAGAGTTGATTAGGCCCGAAACCCTTATTAATAGTTTTGTAGACGAAAACTGGACCCCTGTCCTGCAAACACCTCCTTTTCCGGAATATCCCAGTGGACATTCTGTAGTTTCCGGCGCGGCTGCAACAGTATTGACCCAATTGTTTGGGGAAGATTTTTCCTATGAGGATGATACCGAAGTACCCTATGGACTGCCGGTAAGGTCATTCACATCTTTCCATCAGGCTGCTAATGAAGCCGCATTGAGCAGGTTGTATGGAGGAATTCATTATAGAAGCGCCATTGAGGATGGTTTAACACAGGGATTGAGCCTTGGGGCGTTTGTTGTTAAAGATTTGAACCTCCAACCCTTAAACCTGTAA
- a CDS encoding gluconate 2-dehydrogenase subunit 3 family protein, translating into MNRRQALKNIGLGAGIIVVGPTTLSLLQSCKKDPKVTWEPIFLSAANGFALKQILEVILPATDTPGANELNIANFIDSYMDEVASEERRENFNRSASAFAAAFKDQFDKDLEKGDEEEYRQIVDKYLRATPEIREDYIRRNTETQDPMDKDPEENLDFEAGAYSYLTDVRGMGIWAWKTSEQIGENVLWYDPIPGEYIPCGPVSELGNGKAMSL; encoded by the coding sequence ATGAACAGAAGACAAGCATTAAAAAATATAGGATTGGGTGCCGGGATCATAGTTGTGGGACCTACCACACTTAGCCTGCTGCAAAGTTGTAAGAAAGATCCAAAGGTAACCTGGGAACCAATTTTCCTTTCTGCCGCAAATGGTTTCGCCTTAAAACAGATTTTGGAGGTAATTCTTCCTGCTACAGATACTCCCGGGGCTAATGAGCTGAATATAGCCAACTTTATTGATTCCTATATGGATGAAGTTGCAAGTGAAGAGCGCAGAGAAAACTTTAACCGAAGCGCCAGTGCTTTTGCCGCAGCTTTCAAAGACCAGTTTGATAAGGACCTTGAAAAAGGAGATGAAGAGGAATATCGACAGATCGTAGATAAATATTTAAGGGCTACCCCTGAAATAAGGGAAGATTACATTCGCCGCAATACAGAAACCCAGGATCCTATGGATAAGGATCCCGAAGAGAACCTTGATTTTGAAGCAGGTGCGTATTCGTACCTGACTGATGTTAGGGGAATGGGGATCTGGGCCTGGAAGACAAGTGAACAAATTGGTGAGAATGTGCTTTGGTATGATCCAATACCGGGAGAGTATATCCCTTGTGGGCCTGTTAGCGAATTAGGAAACGGGAAAGCAATGTCATTATAA